A genomic window from Nicotiana sylvestris chromosome 11, ASM39365v2, whole genome shotgun sequence includes:
- the LOC104232790 gene encoding transmembrane 9 superfamily member 3-like isoform X2, producing the protein MPLIIAIKEGILSLFMLISESYRYYDLPFCIPDKVKLEEKKEALGEVLNGDRLVSGPYALDFLVEKDMEILCRKKLTKEEVAQFRRAVDKDYYFEMYYDELPIWGLIGRVENREETDDPKDYKYYLYKHIHFDILYNKDRVIEITARTDPHSVLDLTEDKEVDGEFTYTAKWKQTDILFENRMDKFSQTSLPHHLEIHWFSIINSCVIVLLLTGFLATILMRVLKNDFIKYAHDEEAVNDHEETGWKYIHGDVFRFPKHKSLFAAALGCGTQLFTLTVFVFLLALVGVFYPYNRGALFTALLVIYALTSGVAGYTATFFYCQLEGTNWVRNLVLTGSLFCGPLALMFCFLNSVAVSYSSTAALPFGTIMVIVLMWTFMTSPLLVLGGIAGKNSRTSFQAPCRTTKYPREIPLLAWYRGTVPQMAMAGFLPFSAIYIELYYIFESVWGQKIYTIYSILFIVFILLLIVTSFITVALTYFQLAAEDHKWWWRSFICGGSTSIFIYSYCLYYYYTRSDMSGFMQISFFFGYMACICYGFFLMLGTVGFRSSMLFVRHIYRSIKCE; encoded by the exons ATGCCTCTGATCATCGCTATAAAAGAGGGGATCCTGTCCCTCTTTATGCTAATAAG CGAATCCTACCGGTATTATGATCTGCCATTTTGTATACCAG ATAAAGTGAAATTGGAAGAGAAGAAGGAAGCTCTAGGTGAAGTCTTAAATGGGGATCGGCTCGTGAGTGGTCCTTATGCTCTCGATTTCTTGGTAGAGAAAGACATGGAAATTCTTTGTAGGAAGAAGCTAACAAAGGAAGAAGTAGCTCAGTTCCGAAGAGCAGTAGATAAAGACTATTACTTTGAAATGTACTATGATGAGTTGCCCATATGGGGTCTTATTGGACGAGTTGAGAATAGAGAAGAAACAGACGATCCAAAAGATTACAAATACTATCTGTACAAACACATACATTTCGATATCCTTTATAATAAGGATCGTGTTATTGAGATCACAGCAAGAACGGATCCACATTCTGTTTTGGACCTGACAGAAGATAAGGAAGTCGATGGTGAGTTTACATACACTGCGAAATGGAAGCAAACAGACATTCTATTTGAGAATCGGATGGATAAATTCTCGCAGACTTCTCTACCACATCACTTGGAGATCCACTGGTTTTCCATCATAAATTCTTGTGTCATAGTTCTCCTCTTAACTGGTTTCCTTGCCACGATTCTTATGCGAGTACTTAAGAATGACTTTATCAA GTATGCACATGATGAAGAAGCAGTTAATGATCACGAGGAGACGGGATGGAAGTACATACATGGTGATGTCTTTAGGTTCCCAAAACACAAGTCATTGTTTGCTGCAGCACTTGGTTGTGGCACTCAGCTCTTTACTCT GACAGTTTTTGTATTCCTGCTGGCACTTGTAGGAGTGTTTTATCCCTACAATAGAGGAGCTCTATTCACTGCCCTTCTGGTTATATATGCACTCACTTCTGGTGTTGCCGGATACACAGCTACCTTTTTCTATTGCCAACTTGAAGGAACTAACTGG GTAAGGAATTTGGTCTTGACCGGGAGTCTCTTCTGTGGGCCTTTAGCGCTAATGTTCTGCTTCCTCAATTCTGTTGCAGTTAGCTATAGTTCAACTGCTGCTCTACCATTTGGCACAATTATGGTAATAGTACTTATGTGGACATTCATGACATCGCCACTGCTTGTATTGGGTGGAATTGCTGGCAAGAATAGCAGAACTAGTTTCCAAGCTCCATGCCGCACCACAAAATATCCAAGAGAAATCCCATTACTCGCTTGGTACCGTGGTACTGTCCCTCAGATGGCAATGGCGGGTTTCTTACCATTTAGTGCCATCTACATTGAGCTCTATTACATATTTGAAAGTGTATGGGGTCAAAAAATCTACACCATCTACAGCATATTGTTTATAGTTTTCATTCTTCTGCTGATAGTAACCTCTTTCATCACTGTTGCATTGACTTACTTCCAACTTGCTGCAGAAGATCATAAATGGTGGTGGAG GTCATTTATCTGTGGTGGATCAACTAGCATCTTTATCTATAGCTATTGCTTGTACTACTACTACACGAGATCCGACATGTCTGGATTCATGCAAATCTCATTTTTCTTTGGATACATGGCTTGCATCTGCTATGGTTTCTTCCTCATGCTAGGGACTGTTGGTTTCCGCTCATCCATGCTCTTTGTTCGTCACATTTATCGATCTATCAAGTGCGAGTAA
- the LOC104232791 gene encoding protein KINASE OF THE OUTER CHLOROPLAST MEMBRANE 1-like produces MAKDIKVSPLATSFDYELYDGDPDHLRTVVAAPTPPGPYIDPASIKLRHRIGRGYFGDVWSATHHQSATDYDENHEVAIKMLHPINEDQVKAFLSKLEELWVNLKSKQLQGVCWLHGISIISGKICIAMRSYEGSIGDKMARLKGGKLQLPDVLRYGIELAKGIQELHSMNVLVLNLKATNFLLNEHDEVFLGDFGIPYLLLGVQPPDSDLALRLGTPNYMAPEQWEPDVRGPITCETDAWGFGCSIIEMLTGVQPWFGKSVQDIYRSVVINQEKPQLPGGLPTAIANVLNGCFEYDLRNRPLMVDILQTFESSQNAVYSEGEWSDIGGTLSVDKTKTRGFTTWYLSKDLLQVGDTIRSRKLLNSGKSQDLAVLEGSVVGLEKDTDRDGFVLVRVPNLPSPLRVNTSTIERVTCGLAAGDWVRLVNENKQHSSLGVLHSVQRDGNVSVGFLGLETLWTGHSSEVQKVVPYFLGQFVQLKSNVETPRFEWPQKRGGGWASGRISQIFPNGCLLVQFPGRMVFGDEPNTFLADPDEVIQVSFDTCPGIVEKYQHLEDFHWAIRPLSIAFSLFTAVKLGVSVGKCIKSKLKKDPKNHQTSGDGRTQDGEVGGKSAWLRPNVANILFKEGAAAATAR; encoded by the exons ATGGCTAAAGATATCAAAGTATCTCCTTTGGCAACTTCTTTCGATTATGAGCTTTATGACGGAGATCCTGATCATCTTAGAACTGTTGTTGCTGCACCTACCCCACCTGGTCCTTATATTGATCCTGCATCAATCAAACTTAGACACAGGATTGGGCGTGGATACTTCGGTGATGTTTGGTCAGCCACACATCATCAGTCAGCTACTGATTATGATGAGAATCATGAAGTAGCTATAAAGATGTTACATCCTATAAATGAGGATCAAGTAAAGGCCTTCTTAAGTAAGTTAGAGGAGTTATGGGTAAATTTGAAATCTAAACAACTCCAAGGTGTTTGCTGGTTGCATGGCATCTCTATAATATCTGGAAAG ATCTGTATAGCTATGAGATCGTATGAGGGGTCAATTGGTGATAAAATGGCTCGGCTGAAAGGAGGGAAGCTTCAGTTACCTGATGTTCTTAG ATATGGTATTGAATTGGCTAAAGGAATACAAGAGTTGCATTCAATGAATGTCTTGGTTCTGAACCTTAAGGCAACTAATTTTCTTCTGAATGAACATGACGAAGTGTTCCTTGGAGACTTTGGGATTCCGTATCTTCTTCTTGGAGTTCAACCACCTGATTCAGATCTAGCATTAAGGCTTGGAACTCCAAACTACATGGCTCCGGAACAGTGGGAGCCTGATGTTAGAGGCCCAATAACTTGCGAGACTGATGCTTGGGGATTTGGATGCAGCATTATTGAGATGTTGACTGGTGTTCAGCCCTGGTTTGGTAAATCAGTCCAAGATATATATCGTTCAGTGGTGATAAACCAAGAAAAGCCACAACTTCCTGGTGGCCTCCCCACTGCAATTGCGAATGTTCTCAATGGCTGTTTTGAGTATGATCTCCGCAATCGGCCTCTGATGGTGGACATTTTGCAAACATTTGAAAG CTCGCAGAATGCTGTTTATAGTGAAGGAGAGTGGAGCGACATAGGAGGGACTCTGTCTGTTGACAAAACCAAAACGCGTGGCTTTACCACATGGTACCTTTCGAAAGATCTTCTTCAAGTGGGAGATACTATTCGCTCGAGAAAATTGTTGAACTCTGGAAAGTCTCAAGATTTGGCTGTGTTGGAAGGAAGTGTTGTTggtctggagaaagatacagatCGAGATGGATTTGTTCTGGTACGAGTCCCCAATTTGCCAAGCCCTCTGAGAGTAAATACATCAACCATAGAGAGAGTTACTTGTGGTTTGGCAGCTGGGGATTGGGTGCGTTTGGTCAATGAAAATAAGCAACACTCTTCTTTGGGTGTCCTGCACTCTGTGCAGCGTGATGGAAATGTAAGTGTTGGTTTTTTAGGCTTAGAAACTTTATGGACAGGACATTCTTCTGAAGTCCAAAAGGTGGTCCCATATTTTTTGGGACAGTTTGTGCAATTGAAATCAAATGTTGAAACTCCCCGGTTCGAATGGCCTCAGAAAAGGGGAGGGGGATGGGCTAGTGGGAGAATATCGCAGATATTTCCCAATGGTTGTCTTCTTGTTCAATTTCCAGGAAGGATGGTGTTTGGTGATGAACCTAATACTTTCTTGGCTGATCCAGATGAGGTGATTCAAGTGTCTTTTGATACATGTCCTGGCATTGTTGAAAAGTATCAGCACCTTGAGGATTTTCACTGGGCTATTCGACCACTTTCTATTGCGTTTAGCCTATTTACAGCAGTAAAGCTTGGTGTATCTGTAGGAAAATGTATTAAATCTAAGCTGAAGAAGGACCCGAAGAATCACCAGACCTCCGGTGATGGTCGTACTCAAGATGGTGAAGTTGGTGGCAAGTCGGCGTGGCTTCGGCCAAATGTTGCAAATATCCTCTTTAAAGAAGGTGCTGCCGCTGCTACTGCTAGATAA
- the LOC104232790 gene encoding transmembrane 9 superfamily member 3-like isoform X4 — translation MEILCRKKLTKEEVAQFRRAVDKDYYFEMYYDELPIWGLIGRVENREETDDPKDYKYYLYKHIHFDILYNKDRVIEITARTDPHSVLDLTEDKEVDGEFTYTAKWKQTDILFENRMDKFSQTSLPHHLEIHWFSIINSCVIVLLLTGFLATILMRVLKNDFIKYAHDEEAVNDHEETGWKYIHGDVFRFPKHKSLFAAALGCGTQLFTLTVFVFLLALVGVFYPYNRGALFTALLVIYALTSGVAGYTATFFYCQLEGTNWVRNLVLTGSLFCGPLALMFCFLNSVAVSYSSTAALPFGTIMVIVLMWTFMTSPLLVLGGIAGKNSRTSFQAPCRTTKYPREIPLLAWYRGTVPQMAMAGFLPFSAIYIELYYIFESVWGQKIYTIYSILFIVFILLLIVTSFITVALTYFQLAAEDHKWWWRSFICGGSTSIFIYSYCLYYYYTRSDMSGFMQISFFFGYMACICYGFFLMLGTVGFRSSMLFVRHIYRSIKCE, via the exons ATGGAAATTCTTTGTAGGAAGAAGCTAACAAAGGAAGAAGTAGCTCAGTTCCGAAGAGCAGTAGATAAAGACTATTACTTTGAAATGTACTATGATGAGTTGCCCATATGGGGTCTTATTGGACGAGTTGAGAATAGAGAAGAAACAGACGATCCAAAAGATTACAAATACTATCTGTACAAACACATACATTTCGATATCCTTTATAATAAGGATCGTGTTATTGAGATCACAGCAAGAACGGATCCACATTCTGTTTTGGACCTGACAGAAGATAAGGAAGTCGATGGTGAGTTTACATACACTGCGAAATGGAAGCAAACAGACATTCTATTTGAGAATCGGATGGATAAATTCTCGCAGACTTCTCTACCACATCACTTGGAGATCCACTGGTTTTCCATCATAAATTCTTGTGTCATAGTTCTCCTCTTAACTGGTTTCCTTGCCACGATTCTTATGCGAGTACTTAAGAATGACTTTATCAA GTATGCACATGATGAAGAAGCAGTTAATGATCACGAGGAGACGGGATGGAAGTACATACATGGTGATGTCTTTAGGTTCCCAAAACACAAGTCATTGTTTGCTGCAGCACTTGGTTGTGGCACTCAGCTCTTTACTCT GACAGTTTTTGTATTCCTGCTGGCACTTGTAGGAGTGTTTTATCCCTACAATAGAGGAGCTCTATTCACTGCCCTTCTGGTTATATATGCACTCACTTCTGGTGTTGCCGGATACACAGCTACCTTTTTCTATTGCCAACTTGAAGGAACTAACTGG GTAAGGAATTTGGTCTTGACCGGGAGTCTCTTCTGTGGGCCTTTAGCGCTAATGTTCTGCTTCCTCAATTCTGTTGCAGTTAGCTATAGTTCAACTGCTGCTCTACCATTTGGCACAATTATGGTAATAGTACTTATGTGGACATTCATGACATCGCCACTGCTTGTATTGGGTGGAATTGCTGGCAAGAATAGCAGAACTAGTTTCCAAGCTCCATGCCGCACCACAAAATATCCAAGAGAAATCCCATTACTCGCTTGGTACCGTGGTACTGTCCCTCAGATGGCAATGGCGGGTTTCTTACCATTTAGTGCCATCTACATTGAGCTCTATTACATATTTGAAAGTGTATGGGGTCAAAAAATCTACACCATCTACAGCATATTGTTTATAGTTTTCATTCTTCTGCTGATAGTAACCTCTTTCATCACTGTTGCATTGACTTACTTCCAACTTGCTGCAGAAGATCATAAATGGTGGTGGAG GTCATTTATCTGTGGTGGATCAACTAGCATCTTTATCTATAGCTATTGCTTGTACTACTACTACACGAGATCCGACATGTCTGGATTCATGCAAATCTCATTTTTCTTTGGATACATGGCTTGCATCTGCTATGGTTTCTTCCTCATGCTAGGGACTGTTGGTTTCCGCTCATCCATGCTCTTTGTTCGTCACATTTATCGATCTATCAAGTGCGAGTAA
- the LOC104232790 gene encoding transmembrane 9 superfamily member 3-like isoform X1: MKKVRAIVSICMVTLFVVYRLFISQDASDHRYKRGDPVPLYANKVGPFHNPSESYRYYDLPFCIPDKVKLEEKKEALGEVLNGDRLVSGPYALDFLVEKDMEILCRKKLTKEEVAQFRRAVDKDYYFEMYYDELPIWGLIGRVENREETDDPKDYKYYLYKHIHFDILYNKDRVIEITARTDPHSVLDLTEDKEVDGEFTYTAKWKQTDILFENRMDKFSQTSLPHHLEIHWFSIINSCVIVLLLTGFLATILMRVLKNDFIKYAHDEEAVNDHEETGWKYIHGDVFRFPKHKSLFAAALGCGTQLFTLTVFVFLLALVGVFYPYNRGALFTALLVIYALTSGVAGYTATFFYCQLEGTNWVRNLVLTGSLFCGPLALMFCFLNSVAVSYSSTAALPFGTIMVIVLMWTFMTSPLLVLGGIAGKNSRTSFQAPCRTTKYPREIPLLAWYRGTVPQMAMAGFLPFSAIYIELYYIFESVWGQKIYTIYSILFIVFILLLIVTSFITVALTYFQLAAEDHKWWWRSFICGGSTSIFIYSYCLYYYYTRSDMSGFMQISFFFGYMACICYGFFLMLGTVGFRSSMLFVRHIYRSIKCE; this comes from the exons ATGAAGAAAGTGCGTGCTATTGTGTCCATTTGCATGGTGACACTTTTCGTAGTTTACCGCCTCTTTATCAGCCAAGATGCCTCTGATCATCGCTATAAAAGAGGGGATCCTGTCCCTCTTTATGCTAATAAGGTTGGTCCTTTCCACAATCCCAG CGAATCCTACCGGTATTATGATCTGCCATTTTGTATACCAG ATAAAGTGAAATTGGAAGAGAAGAAGGAAGCTCTAGGTGAAGTCTTAAATGGGGATCGGCTCGTGAGTGGTCCTTATGCTCTCGATTTCTTGGTAGAGAAAGACATGGAAATTCTTTGTAGGAAGAAGCTAACAAAGGAAGAAGTAGCTCAGTTCCGAAGAGCAGTAGATAAAGACTATTACTTTGAAATGTACTATGATGAGTTGCCCATATGGGGTCTTATTGGACGAGTTGAGAATAGAGAAGAAACAGACGATCCAAAAGATTACAAATACTATCTGTACAAACACATACATTTCGATATCCTTTATAATAAGGATCGTGTTATTGAGATCACAGCAAGAACGGATCCACATTCTGTTTTGGACCTGACAGAAGATAAGGAAGTCGATGGTGAGTTTACATACACTGCGAAATGGAAGCAAACAGACATTCTATTTGAGAATCGGATGGATAAATTCTCGCAGACTTCTCTACCACATCACTTGGAGATCCACTGGTTTTCCATCATAAATTCTTGTGTCATAGTTCTCCTCTTAACTGGTTTCCTTGCCACGATTCTTATGCGAGTACTTAAGAATGACTTTATCAA GTATGCACATGATGAAGAAGCAGTTAATGATCACGAGGAGACGGGATGGAAGTACATACATGGTGATGTCTTTAGGTTCCCAAAACACAAGTCATTGTTTGCTGCAGCACTTGGTTGTGGCACTCAGCTCTTTACTCT GACAGTTTTTGTATTCCTGCTGGCACTTGTAGGAGTGTTTTATCCCTACAATAGAGGAGCTCTATTCACTGCCCTTCTGGTTATATATGCACTCACTTCTGGTGTTGCCGGATACACAGCTACCTTTTTCTATTGCCAACTTGAAGGAACTAACTGG GTAAGGAATTTGGTCTTGACCGGGAGTCTCTTCTGTGGGCCTTTAGCGCTAATGTTCTGCTTCCTCAATTCTGTTGCAGTTAGCTATAGTTCAACTGCTGCTCTACCATTTGGCACAATTATGGTAATAGTACTTATGTGGACATTCATGACATCGCCACTGCTTGTATTGGGTGGAATTGCTGGCAAGAATAGCAGAACTAGTTTCCAAGCTCCATGCCGCACCACAAAATATCCAAGAGAAATCCCATTACTCGCTTGGTACCGTGGTACTGTCCCTCAGATGGCAATGGCGGGTTTCTTACCATTTAGTGCCATCTACATTGAGCTCTATTACATATTTGAAAGTGTATGGGGTCAAAAAATCTACACCATCTACAGCATATTGTTTATAGTTTTCATTCTTCTGCTGATAGTAACCTCTTTCATCACTGTTGCATTGACTTACTTCCAACTTGCTGCAGAAGATCATAAATGGTGGTGGAG GTCATTTATCTGTGGTGGATCAACTAGCATCTTTATCTATAGCTATTGCTTGTACTACTACTACACGAGATCCGACATGTCTGGATTCATGCAAATCTCATTTTTCTTTGGATACATGGCTTGCATCTGCTATGGTTTCTTCCTCATGCTAGGGACTGTTGGTTTCCGCTCATCCATGCTCTTTGTTCGTCACATTTATCGATCTATCAAGTGCGAGTAA
- the LOC104232790 gene encoding transmembrane 9 superfamily member 3-like isoform X3, translating into MEMAFTSESYRYYDLPFCIPDKVKLEEKKEALGEVLNGDRLVSGPYALDFLVEKDMEILCRKKLTKEEVAQFRRAVDKDYYFEMYYDELPIWGLIGRVENREETDDPKDYKYYLYKHIHFDILYNKDRVIEITARTDPHSVLDLTEDKEVDGEFTYTAKWKQTDILFENRMDKFSQTSLPHHLEIHWFSIINSCVIVLLLTGFLATILMRVLKNDFIKYAHDEEAVNDHEETGWKYIHGDVFRFPKHKSLFAAALGCGTQLFTLTVFVFLLALVGVFYPYNRGALFTALLVIYALTSGVAGYTATFFYCQLEGTNWVRNLVLTGSLFCGPLALMFCFLNSVAVSYSSTAALPFGTIMVIVLMWTFMTSPLLVLGGIAGKNSRTSFQAPCRTTKYPREIPLLAWYRGTVPQMAMAGFLPFSAIYIELYYIFESVWGQKIYTIYSILFIVFILLLIVTSFITVALTYFQLAAEDHKWWWRSFICGGSTSIFIYSYCLYYYYTRSDMSGFMQISFFFGYMACICYGFFLMLGTVGFRSSMLFVRHIYRSIKCE; encoded by the exons ATGGAAATGGCGTTCACTAG CGAATCCTACCGGTATTATGATCTGCCATTTTGTATACCAG ATAAAGTGAAATTGGAAGAGAAGAAGGAAGCTCTAGGTGAAGTCTTAAATGGGGATCGGCTCGTGAGTGGTCCTTATGCTCTCGATTTCTTGGTAGAGAAAGACATGGAAATTCTTTGTAGGAAGAAGCTAACAAAGGAAGAAGTAGCTCAGTTCCGAAGAGCAGTAGATAAAGACTATTACTTTGAAATGTACTATGATGAGTTGCCCATATGGGGTCTTATTGGACGAGTTGAGAATAGAGAAGAAACAGACGATCCAAAAGATTACAAATACTATCTGTACAAACACATACATTTCGATATCCTTTATAATAAGGATCGTGTTATTGAGATCACAGCAAGAACGGATCCACATTCTGTTTTGGACCTGACAGAAGATAAGGAAGTCGATGGTGAGTTTACATACACTGCGAAATGGAAGCAAACAGACATTCTATTTGAGAATCGGATGGATAAATTCTCGCAGACTTCTCTACCACATCACTTGGAGATCCACTGGTTTTCCATCATAAATTCTTGTGTCATAGTTCTCCTCTTAACTGGTTTCCTTGCCACGATTCTTATGCGAGTACTTAAGAATGACTTTATCAA GTATGCACATGATGAAGAAGCAGTTAATGATCACGAGGAGACGGGATGGAAGTACATACATGGTGATGTCTTTAGGTTCCCAAAACACAAGTCATTGTTTGCTGCAGCACTTGGTTGTGGCACTCAGCTCTTTACTCT GACAGTTTTTGTATTCCTGCTGGCACTTGTAGGAGTGTTTTATCCCTACAATAGAGGAGCTCTATTCACTGCCCTTCTGGTTATATATGCACTCACTTCTGGTGTTGCCGGATACACAGCTACCTTTTTCTATTGCCAACTTGAAGGAACTAACTGG GTAAGGAATTTGGTCTTGACCGGGAGTCTCTTCTGTGGGCCTTTAGCGCTAATGTTCTGCTTCCTCAATTCTGTTGCAGTTAGCTATAGTTCAACTGCTGCTCTACCATTTGGCACAATTATGGTAATAGTACTTATGTGGACATTCATGACATCGCCACTGCTTGTATTGGGTGGAATTGCTGGCAAGAATAGCAGAACTAGTTTCCAAGCTCCATGCCGCACCACAAAATATCCAAGAGAAATCCCATTACTCGCTTGGTACCGTGGTACTGTCCCTCAGATGGCAATGGCGGGTTTCTTACCATTTAGTGCCATCTACATTGAGCTCTATTACATATTTGAAAGTGTATGGGGTCAAAAAATCTACACCATCTACAGCATATTGTTTATAGTTTTCATTCTTCTGCTGATAGTAACCTCTTTCATCACTGTTGCATTGACTTACTTCCAACTTGCTGCAGAAGATCATAAATGGTGGTGGAG GTCATTTATCTGTGGTGGATCAACTAGCATCTTTATCTATAGCTATTGCTTGTACTACTACTACACGAGATCCGACATGTCTGGATTCATGCAAATCTCATTTTTCTTTGGATACATGGCTTGCATCTGCTATGGTTTCTTCCTCATGCTAGGGACTGTTGGTTTCCGCTCATCCATGCTCTTTGTTCGTCACATTTATCGATCTATCAAGTGCGAGTAA